A region from the Sutcliffiella horikoshii genome encodes:
- a CDS encoding SbcC/MukB-like Walker B domain-containing protein: MKPITLTIGGLHSFREKQIIDFELLCEGGVFGIFGPTGSGKSSILDGMTLALYGKVERASNNTQGIMNHAENQLEVSFLFELENAKGKQRFKVERTFKRTDDIRVKSGISRLTEVKESEHIVIADKASEVNQAIQEILGLTIDDFTRAVVLPQGKFAEFLSLKGADRRQMLQRLFQLEKYGDQLSRKIKEELQEKTRLLGEIHAEQLGLGEASDEAVKEAEKAFREVEALVKRSEKALQEMEHAFEQKKKQWERQVEKAQVEKKLHSYLLQEASIKELETSYTLAEQAESLKPLLEDLKEVEKALLEWKRRNNFDQKANESAKGALDQALKTYEATRGKKEAEFPVLLAKKEKLERARNLEDGLTAYQPKMEEHKRSLASNKEVFSTLHTQEEKAKELYTKAVNKQKTIKEELASLAFAPARLELLQKAFDKKQEILLIEKKMKENGAEVQTLQNKISSFQAENQKAEANLNKGKETLLEIFQNTEKHYDHASEMAQQLDWLERQIEQFLEAEQKLADDAKIHQLALELAKSLENGDACPVCGSTEHPGLASHQAHREIASTKEETGVGKMPAAISQQKQENLKIKFKLEQIATELHRELEGEKDLPTPKESLEKWDLWDKELNESKDTAVLLAEKYHRIATEQKAFVQDLIQLQEKKEKVDNYLKTWSGTFKETAKLASSYTEQLEAWIKRLEDTKQELVEKKNKWDRDFEEEKYEEIETTYQAAKEADKKRLDLQERINTSVDFIESKEKELKEALDKKREIEKTIYQEELQLEQIQNRMKDTLEEIKSIVGENNIKDELKRIEHDVENLKRLERENYQKWIESQQHAQEREKAASHSEQMVKETLSRLALLQEKWKHELEKSVFTSMDAVESAIVHIDSKEMWKEQIEQYWEERKAIEKDLSRLNALIGTERLSEAEWVDSQEQLQSARKDLRDGIERKSALQQNLLSLKDRNERFRVLEEKKTKLSEETQAYQKLQSVFKGNSFVEYLAEEQLHQISRDASERLGQLTRQRYALEMDSNGGFIIRDDANGGVRRPVSTLSGGETFLTSLALALSLSAQIQLRGEYPLQFFFLDEGFGTLDSELLDAVVTALEKLQSDHLAVGVISHVQELRARLPRRLVVTPAQSSGKGSVVTLENL; encoded by the coding sequence ATGAAACCAATCACATTGACGATCGGAGGGCTTCACAGCTTCCGGGAAAAACAAATAATTGACTTTGAATTGCTTTGTGAAGGTGGAGTGTTTGGAATCTTTGGGCCCACCGGAAGTGGGAAATCCTCCATATTGGATGGGATGACGCTTGCATTGTACGGAAAAGTAGAGCGGGCCTCCAATAATACGCAAGGAATTATGAATCATGCGGAAAACCAGTTGGAAGTTTCCTTTTTATTTGAACTGGAAAATGCTAAAGGGAAGCAACGTTTTAAAGTGGAACGGACCTTTAAACGAACAGATGATATCCGCGTGAAATCAGGAATTTCAAGATTGACGGAAGTAAAAGAAAGTGAGCATATCGTGATTGCGGATAAGGCTAGTGAAGTGAACCAGGCCATTCAAGAGATACTCGGCCTAACCATTGATGATTTCACCAGAGCCGTTGTGTTGCCACAAGGTAAATTTGCGGAATTTCTATCGCTTAAAGGTGCGGACAGAAGACAAATGCTGCAACGCCTTTTCCAGTTAGAAAAATACGGTGATCAGCTTTCCCGAAAAATTAAGGAAGAGCTGCAAGAAAAAACGAGACTCTTGGGAGAAATACATGCCGAGCAGTTAGGGTTGGGCGAGGCTTCAGATGAGGCGGTAAAAGAAGCGGAAAAAGCGTTCAGAGAAGTAGAAGCGCTTGTTAAAAGGTCAGAAAAAGCACTTCAAGAGATGGAACATGCATTTGAGCAAAAAAAGAAGCAGTGGGAAAGGCAAGTAGAAAAGGCTCAGGTGGAAAAAAAGCTTCACTCTTACTTATTACAAGAGGCTTCTATTAAGGAGCTAGAAACTTCCTATACATTGGCAGAACAGGCAGAGAGCTTAAAACCTTTATTGGAAGATTTGAAAGAAGTAGAAAAAGCTTTATTAGAGTGGAAGCGAAGAAATAACTTTGACCAAAAAGCCAATGAATCTGCAAAAGGAGCATTGGACCAAGCGTTGAAAACGTATGAAGCAACAAGGGGTAAGAAAGAAGCAGAATTCCCTGTGCTGCTGGCAAAGAAAGAAAAGTTAGAACGTGCGAGAAACCTGGAAGACGGATTGACTGCCTATCAGCCCAAAATGGAAGAACACAAACGTTCTTTGGCTTCTAATAAAGAAGTATTTTCTACATTACACACTCAGGAAGAAAAAGCTAAGGAGCTGTATACCAAGGCAGTAAACAAGCAAAAGACAATAAAAGAGGAGCTTGCCTCCCTTGCGTTTGCACCTGCACGTCTAGAATTACTGCAGAAAGCATTTGACAAGAAACAAGAGATACTGCTCATTGAGAAAAAAATGAAGGAAAATGGAGCAGAAGTACAAACGCTGCAAAACAAAATCTCTTCGTTTCAGGCGGAGAATCAAAAAGCGGAAGCAAATCTGAATAAGGGAAAAGAAACTCTCTTAGAAATTTTCCAAAATACAGAGAAACACTATGATCATGCATCAGAAATGGCACAACAGCTTGATTGGCTGGAAAGGCAGATTGAACAGTTTTTAGAAGCGGAACAAAAACTTGCGGATGATGCTAAAATCCATCAACTTGCATTGGAGTTGGCCAAATCCCTTGAAAACGGAGATGCATGTCCAGTTTGTGGTTCCACAGAGCATCCTGGTCTAGCTTCTCATCAAGCTCATAGGGAAATAGCAAGCACCAAAGAAGAAACCGGAGTAGGGAAAATGCCTGCTGCGATTTCACAGCAAAAACAGGAAAACCTGAAAATTAAGTTTAAATTAGAGCAAATAGCTACAGAACTTCATCGAGAACTTGAAGGGGAAAAAGACTTGCCTACCCCGAAGGAATCATTGGAGAAATGGGATCTGTGGGACAAGGAATTGAACGAGTCCAAGGATACAGCGGTGCTGCTTGCTGAAAAGTACCATAGAATTGCAACAGAACAAAAAGCTTTCGTTCAAGATCTCATACAGTTGCAAGAAAAGAAAGAGAAGGTGGACAACTACCTTAAAACATGGTCAGGCACCTTTAAAGAAACAGCAAAGCTTGCTTCAAGCTATACGGAACAGCTTGAAGCATGGATAAAGCGTCTAGAAGATACAAAACAGGAGTTGGTAGAAAAGAAAAACAAGTGGGACAGAGATTTCGAAGAAGAAAAATATGAAGAAATTGAAACCACCTATCAAGCTGCCAAAGAAGCGGACAAGAAACGTTTGGACCTGCAGGAAAGAATAAATACTAGTGTGGATTTTATTGAATCAAAAGAGAAAGAATTAAAAGAAGCACTAGATAAGAAAAGAGAAATCGAAAAGACTATTTACCAAGAGGAATTGCAACTCGAACAGATTCAGAATCGTATGAAAGATACGCTAGAAGAAATAAAGTCCATCGTTGGAGAGAATAATATCAAAGATGAGCTGAAGCGTATTGAGCATGATGTGGAAAACCTAAAGAGGCTGGAAAGAGAAAACTACCAAAAATGGATTGAATCCCAGCAGCATGCTCAAGAAAGGGAAAAAGCTGCTTCACACAGTGAACAGATGGTAAAGGAAACGTTGTCACGCCTTGCTCTCCTCCAGGAAAAATGGAAACATGAGCTAGAAAAATCCGTGTTCACATCTATGGATGCTGTTGAGTCAGCAATTGTTCATATAGATTCAAAAGAAATGTGGAAAGAACAAATAGAACAGTACTGGGAGGAAAGAAAGGCCATTGAAAAGGACCTCTCTCGTTTGAATGCATTAATTGGCACAGAAAGATTGAGTGAAGCAGAATGGGTAGATTCCCAAGAGCAATTGCAGTCTGCCCGTAAGGATCTTCGCGATGGAATTGAAAGAAAAAGTGCACTTCAACAGAATCTTCTTTCATTAAAAGATCGTAATGAACGGTTTAGGGTTCTCGAGGAAAAGAAGACCAAGCTCTCCGAGGAGACTCAAGCATATCAAAAGCTGCAGAGTGTCTTTAAAGGGAACAGTTTTGTTGAATACTTGGCCGAAGAGCAGTTGCATCAAATAAGCAGAGATGCTTCAGAAAGATTGGGACAGCTTACCCGCCAAAGATATGCATTGGAAATGGACTCAAATGGAGGCTTCATTATCCGTGACGATGCCAATGGTGGTGTAAGAAGACCAGTTTCCACGCTTTCTGGTGGAGAAACATTCCTTACTTCCTTGGCACTTGCATTGTCCCTTTCCGCTCAAATTCAGTTAAGAGGAGAATACCCACTGCAGTTCTTCTTCCTTGATGAGGGCTTTGGGACACTTGATTCAGAGTTACTGGATGCAGTAGTTACGGCATTGGAGAAGCTTCAGTCCGACCATCTGGCAGTAGGGGTCATTTCCCACGTACAAGAGCTAAGGGCACGTTTGCCGAGACGATTGGTTGTTACACCTGCACAGTCTTCTGGGAAAGGTTCGGTCGTGACGTTGGAAAATTTATGA
- a CDS encoding HNH endonuclease: MGKKKKHDIGTCELCEREEVEITVHHLTPKEMGGTFLPTANLCIPCHKQIHALYTNEELAIRLNTVLLLKDDPKIASFIKWIQKQPSTKIPLTRKSNERKQKR; the protein is encoded by the coding sequence ATGGGAAAGAAGAAAAAGCACGACATCGGAACCTGTGAGCTTTGTGAAAGAGAAGAGGTGGAAATAACGGTCCATCATCTAACCCCAAAGGAAATGGGAGGGACCTTTCTGCCGACGGCTAATCTTTGTATTCCATGTCATAAACAAATACACGCCTTATACACGAATGAAGAACTGGCCATCCGTCTGAATACAGTTCTTCTCCTGAAGGATGACCCAAAGATTGCCTCCTTCATCAAATGGATCCAAAAACAGCCATCTACCAAAATCCCACTAACACGCAAGTCAAACGAACGAAAACAAAAACGATAA
- a CDS encoding spore germination protein codes for MPAIVGPVAINSVGGGVINFGDSFYISPKSASKTSAGSGALNTGNFVITNNGLSATNTIDPDINDQDIVANN; via the coding sequence ATGCCAGCTATCGTAGGTCCGGTTGCCATCAACAGTGTAGGCGGAGGCGTCATCAATTTCGGGGATTCCTTCTACATCTCCCCTAAATCAGCCTCCAAAACCTCAGCAGGATCCGGTGCACTAAACACCGGCAACTTCGTCATCACCAACAACGGTCTATCCGCCACCAACACCATCGACCCTGACATCAATGACCAGGATATTGTGGCGAATAACTAA
- a CDS encoding spore germination protein GerPE, protein MRISRVNEINLHSLSFSSYFHIGDSYYINAKSRALAVKREFPKFYGNEGNFSEFPIFTMQSPTPVLTERVNMSVNNVNPNICVNHIKIKGVSSSSVLQIGSSQTICAEARVKHTRQLLGPEVHKAMGIPDTPKKSEDD, encoded by the coding sequence ATGAGAATTTCCAGAGTAAACGAGATTAATTTGCACTCTTTGTCCTTTAGCTCTTATTTTCATATTGGGGATTCGTACTATATTAATGCCAAGTCCAGGGCTCTCGCTGTAAAAAGAGAGTTTCCGAAATTTTATGGGAACGAAGGGAATTTCTCTGAGTTCCCAATATTTACGATGCAGTCCCCGACTCCAGTTTTAACAGAACGTGTAAATATGTCTGTAAATAATGTAAACCCAAACATTTGTGTGAATCATATCAAGATTAAAGGGGTCTCTTCTTCCTCTGTCCTGCAAATCGGTTCATCCCAGACAATCTGCGCGGAAGCCAGGGTTAAACATACAAGGCAACTACTTGGCCCAGAGGTTCATAAAGCAATGGGAATACCAGATACTCCAAAAAAGAGCGAGGATGATTAG
- the gerPC gene encoding spore germination protein GerPC codes for MYNNYQYFYQSQQQIQQLQQVVENQTKQISTLEELVKLMQQEITQLKEKPSMNIERIEYKFDQLKVETLEGTLNIGLTPGSAGEIEDFVVTQNNLEVPVPQRNQNLAQGIEADLREYLNKNGKAKIDQIAKQQGRTLEKHYHDFMIQDVNNQLASRVNHTLNTITAEAVQKGYNDEKIKEIAIQQLQGDMDKAFAVFIQTLPQKK; via the coding sequence ATGTACAATAACTATCAGTATTTTTATCAATCGCAGCAACAGATCCAGCAACTTCAACAAGTAGTAGAAAACCAGACGAAACAGATTTCCACCCTCGAGGAACTGGTGAAACTTATGCAACAGGAAATCACCCAATTAAAAGAAAAACCAAGTATGAATATCGAACGAATTGAGTATAAATTTGATCAACTTAAGGTAGAAACGTTGGAAGGCACATTGAATATCGGGTTGACACCTGGGTCCGCAGGTGAGATTGAAGATTTCGTTGTAACCCAAAACAACCTAGAAGTTCCTGTACCTCAACGAAACCAGAATTTAGCCCAAGGTATTGAAGCAGACTTACGGGAATATCTCAACAAAAATGGAAAAGCAAAGATTGACCAGATAGCGAAACAGCAAGGCAGAACTCTCGAAAAACACTATCATGATTTCATGATTCAAGATGTAAACAATCAACTAGCTTCACGTGTGAATCACACGTTAAATACGATTACGGCCGAAGCTGTCCAAAAGGGCTACAATGATGAAAAAATTAAGGAAATAGCGATTCAACAGCTTCAAGGGGATATGGATAAAGCTTTTGCTGTCTTTATTCAAACTCTTCCTCAAAAAAAATAG
- a CDS encoding spore germination protein GerPB, with translation MASNFFINQSIVIHHLKIGGISNSSVFQIGSAGVIKSLSNLYNTGNFVGPAPVSSAEIAEEQPSETPPSSSEIFVPLTGSR, from the coding sequence ATGGCATCCAATTTTTTCATCAATCAAAGTATCGTCATCCACCATCTGAAAATAGGAGGTATATCGAACTCCTCCGTTTTTCAGATAGGTAGTGCGGGAGTTATTAAGTCCTTATCAAATTTATACAATACTGGTAACTTTGTCGGACCCGCACCTGTAAGCAGTGCCGAGATAGCAGAAGAACAACCAAGTGAAACACCTCCAAGTTCATCTGAAATATTTGTCCCATTAACAGGTTCAAGGTAA
- a CDS encoding spore germination protein: MPAIVGAVNVNSIGNSGIFHIGDVFQMSPVSSAKTFAGAGSFNTGDNISISNTNSQTNTYDQDVNDQPVALNM; this comes from the coding sequence ATGCCAGCAATCGTCGGAGCTGTAAATGTTAACAGCATCGGTAACTCCGGGATTTTTCATATCGGGGATGTTTTTCAAATGTCTCCAGTCAGTTCAGCCAAAACATTTGCAGGAGCAGGAAGCTTTAATACCGGAGATAATATTTCAATAAGCAACACCAACAGTCAAACCAACACTTATGATCAAGATGTTAATGATCAACCCGTTGCTTTGAATATGTAA
- a CDS encoding DUF418 domain-containing protein, producing MQAAPIQEKERIVALDIIRGIAILGIFLVNMPSFFAPMLYVNIKTYWTDTRDILVMNGIDIIAQASFYTLFSFLFGYGFIIFTTRVAEKNLSVPKYFSRRLVVLLVIGIIHAFLIWHGDILITYALCGFILLFMRKMSSQAMVWTGLLLIVSPTALLSLLMLVVTLTMGDTDLYSTFEANAAQSLQVYANGTFMEITKQRIADWSFVNIANFFFIVLSVLPMFLFGAAAAKSKWLENVEANLSWMKKLWIATFVMALVFKLLPYYTAQNYTTEYLQDGLGGPASAVFYFLSIVFASRTVIGLKLLSPFQYVGKMSLSNYLFQSVVCSLIFYSYGLGLYGSFTPFYGLWLVLGIYIFQIIISRVWVANFYYGPMEWLWRAGTYGNKPKFKKM from the coding sequence ATGCAAGCGGCACCTATACAAGAAAAAGAGAGAATTGTAGCTTTAGATATTATAAGGGGAATTGCGATATTAGGCATTTTTCTAGTGAACATGCCATCATTTTTTGCTCCAATGCTTTATGTGAACATAAAAACATATTGGACTGATACACGGGATATTTTAGTGATGAATGGGATTGATATCATTGCCCAAGCAAGCTTTTATACCCTATTCTCATTTTTGTTCGGATATGGCTTTATTATTTTTACAACTAGAGTAGCAGAGAAAAATCTATCTGTACCAAAATACTTTTCCAGAAGACTAGTTGTATTATTGGTAATAGGCATCATACATGCGTTTTTGATCTGGCATGGGGATATTCTCATTACATATGCTTTATGTGGATTTATTTTACTATTTATGAGGAAAATGTCTTCGCAGGCGATGGTTTGGACGGGACTTCTTCTAATTGTGAGCCCAACAGCCCTGCTGTCATTATTAATGCTTGTAGTGACGTTGACGATGGGAGATACAGACCTCTATTCCACATTTGAGGCAAATGCTGCGCAATCATTACAGGTATACGCCAATGGAACATTTATGGAGATAACGAAACAACGGATTGCCGACTGGTCTTTCGTTAATATCGCAAACTTCTTCTTTATTGTATTGTCGGTTCTACCGATGTTCCTGTTTGGAGCGGCAGCAGCAAAATCCAAATGGCTAGAAAATGTGGAGGCAAACCTCTCATGGATGAAAAAGCTTTGGATTGCAACCTTTGTGATGGCATTAGTATTTAAGTTGCTGCCGTATTACACGGCTCAAAACTACACAACTGAATACCTTCAGGATGGACTAGGTGGTCCTGCAAGTGCGGTGTTTTACTTCTTATCTATTGTGTTTGCAAGCAGAACAGTTATAGGCTTGAAATTATTATCCCCTTTTCAGTACGTAGGAAAAATGAGTTTATCCAACTACTTGTTTCAATCAGTTGTTTGTTCGCTCATCTTCTATAGTTACGGATTAGGGTTATACGGATCTTTTACACCGTTTTATGGTCTATGGCTCGTTCTTGGTATATATATCTTCCAAATCATCATTAGCAGAGTATGGGTGGCAAACTTCTATTATGGACCGATGGAGTGGTTATGGAGAGCGGGTACTTACGGTAATAAGCCTAAATTTAAAAAGATGTGA
- a CDS encoding aspartyl-phosphate phosphatase Spo0E family protein, with product MLALKIELKRQQMIHCAKEYGFTASQTVKCSQELDVLLNKQSQQQLHLLENQNKYSFAQ from the coding sequence ATGTTAGCCTTAAAAATTGAATTAAAACGACAGCAAATGATTCATTGCGCAAAAGAATACGGATTTACCGCATCTCAAACTGTGAAGTGCAGTCAAGAACTTGATGTTCTGTTAAACAAGCAGTCGCAACAACAACTCCACTTATTGGAAAACCAAAATAAATATTCCTTTGCACAGTGA
- a CDS encoding fumarylacetoacetate hydrolase family protein produces the protein MDRLVHLLSMEINGQVRIGLTDEAHLYVIDLQKAHEAKGEESVWPTTLLEGIEIGEDFISIVASLRDWVFTQRNSKDYFIPMEEVRLLAPVPRPRKNIFCVGKNYREHVLEMGGEEDIPEHIMIFTKAPTTVIGHEEIIPLHEDVTGQLDYEGELAIVIGKSGKGIAKEDAMDYIFGYTIVNDVTARDLQKRHKQFFLGKSLDGTCPLGPVIVHKSAIDDPQSLKVKTLVNGEVRQSASTDQVIFSIPEIIATISKGMTLEPGDIIATGTPAGVGKGFDPPRFLTGGDVLEVCIEKIGVLRNTVK, from the coding sequence ATGGATAGGTTAGTGCATTTATTATCTATGGAAATCAACGGGCAAGTTAGAATTGGGCTAACCGACGAAGCACATCTATATGTCATCGATCTTCAAAAAGCGCATGAAGCTAAAGGAGAGGAAAGTGTTTGGCCCACCACTCTTTTAGAAGGCATAGAAATTGGTGAGGATTTTATCAGCATAGTTGCTAGCCTGCGGGACTGGGTGTTCACACAACGAAATTCTAAGGATTATTTTATCCCTATGGAAGAGGTTCGGCTACTTGCGCCAGTACCAAGGCCTAGAAAAAACATCTTTTGTGTCGGGAAAAACTACCGCGAACATGTACTGGAGATGGGCGGTGAAGAGGATATCCCGGAGCATATAATGATATTTACGAAAGCTCCCACCACTGTAATCGGCCATGAAGAAATCATTCCTTTACACGAAGATGTAACAGGTCAATTGGATTATGAAGGGGAATTAGCAATTGTAATTGGAAAAAGCGGAAAGGGTATAGCTAAAGAAGATGCAATGGATTATATCTTTGGTTACACAATTGTGAATGATGTAACGGCTAGAGATTTGCAAAAGCGCCATAAACAATTCTTTCTTGGTAAAAGTTTGGATGGAACGTGTCCATTGGGACCAGTCATTGTGCATAAATCAGCAATAGATGATCCACAAAGCTTAAAGGTGAAAACGCTGGTAAACGGGGAAGTCCGGCAATCTGCTTCGACGGACCAGGTGATTTTTTCCATCCCGGAAATAATAGCAACTATTTCTAAAGGCATGACTCTGGAGCCGGGAGATATTATCGCGACTGGAACTCCTGCTGGGGTAGGGAAAGGATTTGATCCACCGCGTTTTTTAACTGGGGGAGATGTTTTAGAAGTATGCATCGAGAAAATAGGAGTTTTAAGAAATACGGTCAAGTAA
- a CDS encoding ornithine--oxo-acid transaminase has translation MTTKTHDIISMTEKFGANNYHPLPIVISKAQGVWVEDPEGNKYMDMLSAYSAVNQGHRHPKIIQALKDQADKITLTSRAFHNDQLGPWYEKMARLTKKNMVLPMNTGAEAVETAVKAVRRWAYDVKDVPVNQAEIIVCEDNFHGRTMTAVSMSSSEEYQQGFGPMLPGIKVIPYGSIEALKGAITPNTAAFIFEPIQGEAGINIPAEGFLSEAYEICKANNVLYVADEIQAGLGRSGKLFACDWENVEPDMYILGKALGGGVFPISCVAANKDILGVFNPGSHGSTFGGNPLACAVSMASLEVLEEESLVERSYDLGNYMMEELRTIKNPIIKEVRGRGLFIGVELTEEARPYCEKLKEEGLLCKETHETVIRFAPPLVISKEDLDWAIEKVKQVLS, from the coding sequence ATGACTACTAAAACACACGATATCATCAGTATGACAGAAAAATTTGGCGCCAATAATTATCACCCGCTACCAATTGTGATTTCAAAGGCACAAGGAGTATGGGTAGAAGACCCGGAAGGCAATAAGTACATGGATATGTTAAGTGCCTATTCCGCTGTCAACCAAGGACACCGCCACCCAAAAATCATTCAGGCGTTAAAAGATCAAGCAGATAAAATCACCTTGACCTCCCGCGCTTTCCACAATGACCAACTCGGTCCTTGGTATGAAAAAATGGCTAGACTAACGAAGAAAAATATGGTGTTACCAATGAATACAGGGGCAGAAGCTGTCGAAACTGCAGTTAAAGCTGTTCGCCGCTGGGCTTATGATGTGAAGGATGTGCCAGTTAACCAGGCAGAAATCATTGTATGTGAAGATAACTTCCACGGACGTACCATGACGGCTGTATCCATGTCCTCTAGTGAAGAGTATCAACAAGGTTTCGGTCCTATGCTCCCTGGTATCAAGGTGATTCCTTATGGCAGCATCGAAGCACTTAAAGGTGCCATCACACCGAACACTGCCGCTTTCATCTTCGAACCTATCCAAGGTGAAGCAGGCATCAATATACCAGCCGAAGGGTTCCTCTCAGAAGCTTATGAAATTTGTAAAGCAAACAATGTATTATATGTGGCAGATGAGATCCAAGCTGGCCTAGGACGCTCTGGAAAACTATTCGCTTGTGATTGGGAAAATGTAGAGCCTGATATGTACATATTAGGTAAAGCACTTGGCGGAGGAGTATTCCCTATTTCCTGCGTAGCAGCAAACAAAGATATCCTTGGTGTTTTCAATCCAGGATCACACGGCTCCACTTTCGGTGGAAATCCGCTAGCATGTGCAGTTTCCATGGCATCATTGGAAGTATTAGAAGAAGAAAGTTTAGTAGAGCGTTCTTACGACTTGGGGAACTATATGATGGAAGAGTTACGCACCATCAAAAACCCTATCATCAAAGAAGTTCGCGGTCGCGGACTCTTTATTGGAGTTGAATTGACGGAAGAAGCTCGCCCTTACTGCGAAAAGCTAAAAGAAGAAGGCTTGTTATGCAAAGAAACACATGAAACGGTCATCCGTTTTGCACCGCCACTCGTCATCTCCAAAGAAGACTTAGATTGGGCTATTGAAAAAGTGAAACAAGTATTATCATAA
- a CDS encoding DUF1516 family protein: MTHAHISTWAIALILFVVVLFLTKAGKEKGAKITAMVLRVFYILIVVTGLQLGWTLLTNGQYVLKMVLGIVVIGLMEMIAVRTRKGKSTVVVWVLFVVVFAYILHLGFSLPMGM, translated from the coding sequence ATGACACACGCGCATATTTCAACATGGGCAATCGCACTAATTCTGTTTGTCGTAGTACTATTTTTAACAAAAGCAGGAAAAGAAAAAGGTGCTAAGATAACAGCGATGGTACTTAGAGTGTTCTACATCTTGATCGTTGTGACAGGCTTGCAGCTTGGATGGACATTGCTCACAAACGGGCAATATGTATTGAAGATGGTATTAGGTATTGTTGTTATCGGCTTGATGGAAATGATTGCTGTCCGCACTAGAAAAGGAAAATCCACAGTTGTGGTTTGGGTTCTTTTCGTTGTGGTATTTGCATATATTCTTCACTTAGGTTTCAGTCTACCAATGGGTATGTAA